One genomic region from Zhongshania sp. R06B22 encodes:
- a CDS encoding pilus assembly PilX family protein gives MERNSAARQRGAVLIVSLVFMLILTIIAAASMQSSTLQERMAGNAKDTKLAFQAAEAGLRVAEAALSQINVGPFDGSNGLYRLCADPTDTATACVEPDWSKHSSAGWQVLAADVIPYAAQPPEYFIEELVSVASENEILDSDKPIAPLVFYRVTARGYGASNRSMVVLSTTYKRSN, from the coding sequence GTGGAAAGAAATAGTGCTGCTAGACAACGCGGCGCGGTATTGATTGTCAGTCTTGTGTTTATGCTAATACTAACGATTATCGCTGCAGCGTCTATGCAGTCCTCGACCTTGCAAGAGCGGATGGCGGGTAATGCTAAAGACACCAAATTGGCGTTTCAGGCGGCTGAGGCGGGATTGCGGGTTGCAGAAGCTGCTTTGTCACAAATAAATGTGGGTCCATTTGATGGCAGTAATGGTTTGTATCGCCTGTGTGCGGATCCTACAGATACTGCGACCGCCTGCGTTGAGCCAGATTGGTCGAAGCATTCTTCAGCAGGTTGGCAAGTTCTGGCTGCAGATGTGATTCCCTACGCCGCACAACCGCCGGAATACTTTATTGAAGAGCTAGTCAGCGTAGCAAGCGAAAATGAAATATTAGACTCTGATAAACCTATCGCGCCTTTAGTTTTTTATCGTGTTACCGCAAGGGGCTATGGGGCAAGTAACCGCAGTATGGTTGTGCTAAGTACGACATATAAGCGAAGCAATTAA
- a CDS encoding PilW family protein, translating to MKFSQRGFGLVELMISITLGLFLSTAVIQVFLATSTSSKVQDSLAQVQENARFAMRFLGEEIRMAGYMGCSSIGNISVNVIALPASAVDFGMATALVGEDNVAAGNVLSAVPGSDVLHIKKASESSVNVTGNMATNNANLQIENNSLGLETGDYVMVSDCLNADVFRIVNNLGSNGNAAATLAHSQGQGLNSSNNLSKLYQTDAEVFAFESVDYFVRDTGRDTAGGQPINALYMRRLIAGSGGVIAAAVELVEGVEDMQISYGVDTNADRAVDAYQTGAAVTAWEDVLSVRIALQLVANEENVVGKTGGANAQAIVDLNGNVVANTDGRFRQIFTNVFAIRNKLP from the coding sequence ATGAAGTTCTCACAGCGGGGGTTTGGTCTTGTAGAACTAATGATTTCCATCACCCTGGGCTTATTTTTAAGTACAGCGGTTATTCAAGTTTTTCTCGCCACAAGTACCAGCTCTAAAGTTCAAGATTCATTAGCGCAAGTTCAAGAAAATGCGCGTTTCGCAATGCGCTTTCTGGGGGAAGAAATTCGAATGGCAGGCTATATGGGCTGCAGTTCCATTGGCAATATTAGTGTTAACGTCATTGCTCTACCGGCAAGCGCTGTTGATTTTGGGATGGCAACGGCGCTGGTAGGGGAGGATAACGTCGCCGCTGGCAATGTTTTATCAGCCGTGCCCGGTAGTGACGTCTTGCATATTAAAAAAGCGTCTGAAAGTAGTGTTAATGTCACCGGTAATATGGCGACTAACAATGCGAATTTACAAATTGAAAACAATAGCCTTGGTCTTGAAACCGGGGATTACGTCATGGTTAGTGACTGCCTTAACGCAGATGTATTTCGGATTGTGAATAACCTAGGCAGTAACGGCAATGCTGCAGCGACTTTAGCCCACTCTCAGGGCCAGGGACTTAACTCAAGCAACAACCTAAGTAAGCTCTACCAAACCGACGCCGAAGTGTTTGCCTTTGAAAGTGTTGATTACTTTGTTCGCGATACCGGAAGAGATACGGCTGGAGGGCAGCCGATAAACGCCCTCTACATGCGACGTCTTATCGCTGGCAGCGGTGGTGTGATCGCTGCCGCTGTAGAGTTGGTCGAGGGTGTTGAGGATATGCAGATAAGCTACGGTGTAGATACTAACGCTGATCGAGCCGTGGATGCCTACCAAACCGGGGCTGCGGTGACGGCTTGGGAAGATGTGTTGAGTGTTCGGATCGCCTTGCAGCTGGTGGCAAACGAGGAGAATGTTGTTGGCAAGACGGGTGGCGCTAATGCACAGGCAATTGTTGATTTAAATGGGAATGTTGTCGCTAATACGGACGGCCGCTTTCGACAAATATTTACCAATGTATTTGCTATTAGGAATAAATTGCCATGA